Proteins co-encoded in one Candidatus Palauibacter australiensis genomic window:
- a CDS encoding AbrB/MazE/SpoVT family DNA-binding domain-containing protein, which yields MAIFRVLYYRDITVGSGGRITIPLEMRDHMRLTDGDALKVRLEESESGQRQFTVWKTESSPNI from the coding sequence ATGGCGATCTTCCGCGTCCTGTACTACCGCGACATCACCGTAGGAAGCGGTGGTCGTATCACCATTCCCTTGGAGATGCGCGACCACATGCGGCTGACCGACGGCGATGCGTTGAAGGTTCGCCTCGAGGAAAGCGAATCCGGCCAGCGCCAGTTCACCGTCTGGAAGACGGAATCCAGCCCTAACATCTAG
- a CDS encoding ATP-binding cassette domain-containing protein, translated as MNTPAIRLRGVTKRFDKKTAVRDLDLEIPHGSIYGLIGPNGAGKTTTLRIILDIIGPDTGSVDVFGSPNVEAMRQRIGYLPEERGLYQKMTAADHLAFFGQLKGLKRKQALVRARAGLDAVGLGDRADDKVETFSKGMAQKAQFLGVILHEPDLLVLDEPFSGLDPLNVELFKQLLQERQRAGATILLSTHLIEDAERLCERVCMIAGATKVLDGRVRDIKRAAGRRDVALSFEGNPTFLDAPDLIEDISAHGTYVEVRMLEGADPQALLRRAVDSGALISRFELIEPSLRQIFIEKATEAGLSHEDESEDDEAAA; from the coding sequence GTGAATACACCGGCCATCCGCCTCCGGGGCGTCACAAAGCGCTTCGACAAGAAGACGGCGGTCCGCGATCTCGACCTCGAGATCCCGCACGGATCGATCTACGGGCTCATTGGCCCGAACGGCGCCGGAAAGACCACGACCCTCCGTATCATCCTCGACATCATCGGGCCCGACACTGGTTCCGTGGATGTCTTCGGCTCCCCCAACGTCGAGGCCATGCGCCAACGCATCGGCTACCTGCCGGAGGAGCGCGGCCTGTACCAGAAGATGACGGCCGCGGACCACCTCGCGTTCTTCGGCCAGTTGAAGGGACTGAAGCGAAAGCAGGCGCTCGTCCGGGCGCGGGCCGGGCTGGATGCCGTGGGCCTCGGCGACCGGGCGGACGACAAGGTGGAGACCTTCTCGAAGGGGATGGCGCAGAAGGCCCAGTTCCTGGGCGTCATCCTCCACGAACCCGACCTGCTGGTGCTCGACGAACCGTTCAGCGGCCTCGACCCGCTGAACGTCGAATTGTTCAAGCAACTCCTGCAGGAACGCCAGCGGGCCGGAGCCACGATCCTGCTCTCGACGCACCTCATCGAGGACGCCGAGCGCTTGTGCGAGCGCGTGTGCATGATCGCGGGGGCGACCAAGGTGCTCGATGGCCGGGTCCGCGACATCAAGCGCGCGGCGGGGCGGCGCGACGTCGCGCTGTCCTTCGAGGGTAATCCCACCTTCCTCGATGCGCCGGACCTCATCGAGGACATCTCCGCGCACGGCACGTACGTGGAGGTCCGCATGCTGGAGGGGGCGGATCCCCAGGCGCTGCTGCGGCGGGCGGTGGACAGCGGCGCCCTGATCTCGCGCTTCGAACTGATCGAACCTTCGCTGCGCCAGATCTTCATCGAGAAGGCGACCGAGGCCGGACTCTCGCACGAGGACGAGAGCGAAGACGACGAGGCGGCCGCATGA
- a CDS encoding ABC transporter permease — MNPFTPRVAAVIRREFVLRVKSKWFLLSTLGLPVLIVGLGVLSAFLAVRGGTDVGEERRVIGVADPAGLIGDLLVEELLADSLDAVRAADMEELSVDEARTRLSDSSYDLLLMIPRDAGRRSAEMPGETPDTGEGEGEAEGDEAGDEAGGDDGRTTLLARASVPSVIEGSVRGALQRASVRARLRSIGVQSIDPGALLQRTSFDVINVTESGEARSQDIYRALSFGIAFFFYFILLIYGQMIVRAILEEKQSDIVEIMVSSLRPWELMLGKIVGVGAVGIAQMAVWALVFALAAVYGLTAGASTLAEAGIDLASIPVPWGSLVLMFFFLIFGYLLYAGMFAGAGATISNEHDAQQVMLPITMLIILPFIATQGVIQSPNAGWGVILSLVPFFSPLVMPARLFATSVPVWQWLVSLALLGVFVLGAAWVAGRIFRVGILMKGQRANLPQVLRWIRHG; from the coding sequence ATGAACCCGTTCACGCCCAGGGTCGCGGCCGTGATCCGCCGGGAGTTCGTGCTGCGCGTGAAGTCCAAGTGGTTCCTGCTCTCCACGCTGGGCCTCCCCGTGCTGATCGTCGGGCTCGGCGTCCTCTCCGCCTTCCTGGCCGTGCGAGGGGGGACGGATGTGGGCGAGGAGCGCCGGGTCATCGGGGTCGCCGACCCCGCCGGGCTCATCGGAGACCTCCTCGTCGAGGAGTTGCTTGCGGACTCGCTCGACGCCGTGCGCGCCGCGGACATGGAGGAGCTTTCGGTCGACGAGGCGCGGACGCGGCTCTCCGATTCCTCGTACGACCTGCTGCTGATGATCCCGAGGGACGCGGGCCGGCGCTCCGCGGAGATGCCGGGCGAGACACCGGACACGGGCGAAGGCGAGGGTGAGGCCGAGGGGGATGAGGCCGGGGACGAGGCCGGGGGGGACGACGGGCGGACGACGCTGCTCGCGCGGGCCAGCGTTCCCTCCGTCATCGAGGGCTCGGTCCGGGGCGCCCTCCAGCGGGCATCGGTGCGGGCGCGCCTGCGCTCGATCGGCGTGCAGAGCATCGATCCCGGCGCGCTGCTGCAAAGGACCTCGTTCGACGTCATCAACGTCACGGAGTCCGGCGAAGCGCGGTCCCAGGATATCTACCGGGCGCTCAGCTTCGGCATCGCCTTCTTCTTCTACTTCATCCTGCTCATCTACGGGCAGATGATCGTGCGGGCGATCCTCGAGGAGAAGCAGTCCGACATCGTCGAGATCATGGTCTCCTCCCTGCGACCGTGGGAGCTGATGCTGGGCAAGATCGTGGGCGTCGGCGCCGTGGGTATCGCGCAGATGGCCGTGTGGGCCCTGGTCTTCGCGCTCGCGGCGGTGTACGGCCTCACCGCCGGGGCCTCCACGCTGGCGGAGGCGGGGATCGACCTCGCGAGCATCCCGGTCCCGTGGGGCTCGCTCGTGCTGATGTTCTTCTTTCTCATCTTCGGCTATCTGCTCTACGCGGGCATGTTCGCCGGGGCGGGCGCGACGATCAGCAACGAACACGACGCCCAGCAGGTCATGCTCCCGATCACGATGCTGATCATCCTCCCCTTCATCGCGACGCAGGGTGTGATCCAGAGTCCGAACGCCGGTTGGGGCGTCATCCTCTCCCTCGTGCCGTTCTTCAGTCCGCTGGTGATGCCGGCGCGGCTGTTCGCCACCTCTGTCCCGGTGTGGCAGTGGCTCGTGTCGCTGGCTCTGCTGGGAGTCTTCGTCCTCGGGGCGGCGTGGGTCGCGGGCCGCATCTTCCGGGTCGGAATTCTGATGAAGGGCCAGCGCGCCAACCTGCCGCAGGTGCTGCGGTGGATACGCCACGGCTGA
- a CDS encoding substrate-binding domain-containing protein has translation MDTPRLNVALIFALGGGVCAGACATDADTFVLGATTSTYDSGLLEHLIARFNEDHPGLRVRTVIAGSGEALELGRTGDVDLLLVHAPEAEARFVEAGHAPQRSPVLANGYVIAGPPSDPARIRGAASPSEAFATLARGEHGFVSRGDSSGTHYREIAFWREAGVAAAGAWYVESGQGQATTLHVASERGAYVLTDGATFALLSEVLDLDALVADHPSLRNVYSLLAPGAALRPERAAVFADWLRSANGRRAIAGFRVRDGPEALFAPWPGDDPAN, from the coding sequence GTGGATACGCCACGGCTGAACGTCGCCCTCATCTTCGCCCTCGGCGGCGGCGTGTGCGCCGGGGCGTGCGCGACAGACGCGGACACGTTCGTGCTCGGCGCGACGACCTCGACCTACGATTCAGGTCTGCTCGAACACCTGATCGCCCGCTTCAACGAAGACCACCCGGGGCTCCGTGTGCGCACGGTCATCGCCGGCAGCGGCGAAGCGCTGGAACTCGGCCGCACCGGGGACGTCGATCTCCTGCTCGTACACGCGCCCGAGGCCGAGGCGCGCTTCGTCGAGGCGGGTCACGCGCCGCAACGGAGCCCCGTCCTCGCCAACGGATACGTGATCGCGGGGCCGCCCTCGGACCCGGCGCGGATTCGCGGAGCCGCCTCCCCGTCCGAAGCGTTCGCGACGCTCGCACGGGGGGAGCACGGCTTCGTCTCGCGCGGCGACAGCTCGGGCACGCACTACCGCGAGATCGCCTTCTGGCGCGAGGCGGGCGTGGCCGCCGCGGGCGCGTGGTACGTCGAGTCCGGGCAGGGGCAGGCCACGACGCTGCACGTGGCCAGCGAACGCGGCGCCTACGTCCTCACGGACGGCGCGACGTTCGCGCTGTTGTCCGAAGTGCTCGACCTGGACGCGCTTGTCGCGGATCACCCGTCGCTGCGCAACGTCTACTCGCTGCTGGCGCCGGGCGCCGCGCTCCGGCCGGAACGCGCCGCGGTGTTCGCGGACTGGCTGCGCTCCGCAAACGGACGCCGCGCCATCGCGGGATTCCGGGTGCGCGACGGCCCCGAAGCCCTCTTCGCCCCGTGGCCCGGCGACGATCCGGCAAACTAG
- a CDS encoding ABC transporter permease: MDPLLEALRLITSGDLYVWNVILRSLQISGSALLLAMVIGLPIGIAVGLTRFRLRLPLVAVINAGLAFPPVVVGLGVFLVLSRAGPLGDLQLLYTPAAMIGAQAILAGPYIAAVSLAAVENIPPDIALQARALGASRRQAIVLQLREVRTSLVAAVAAGFGAIISEVGAVMMVGGNILGETRVMTTAIVLETRRGNFDVAIAMGIVLMLIALCVNAVLLLLGRRTIRRRQVA; this comes from the coding sequence GTGGATCCGCTGCTCGAGGCTCTCCGGCTCATCACGTCGGGTGACCTGTACGTCTGGAACGTCATCCTCCGCTCACTGCAAATCAGCGGATCGGCGCTCCTCCTGGCCATGGTCATCGGACTCCCCATCGGGATCGCGGTCGGGCTGACGCGATTCCGGCTTCGCCTGCCCCTGGTCGCCGTGATCAACGCCGGGCTCGCCTTTCCTCCCGTCGTGGTCGGGCTCGGGGTCTTCCTCGTCCTGTCGCGTGCGGGCCCGCTCGGCGACCTGCAACTGCTCTACACGCCAGCCGCCATGATCGGCGCCCAGGCGATCCTCGCGGGGCCCTACATCGCCGCGGTGAGCCTCGCCGCGGTGGAGAACATCCCCCCGGACATCGCGCTCCAGGCGCGGGCGCTCGGCGCGAGCCGGCGGCAGGCGATCGTCCTGCAGTTGAGGGAGGTGCGGACATCGCTCGTGGCGGCGGTGGCGGCGGGGTTCGGGGCCATCATCAGCGAGGTAGGCGCGGTGATGATGGTGGGGGGCAACATCCTCGGAGAAACCCGGGTGATGACGACCGCGATCGTGCTCGAGACGCGTCGCGGCAACTTCGACGTCGCTATCGCCATGGGGATCGTCCTCATGCTCATCGCGCTCTGCGTGAACGCGGTGCTCCTCCTGCTCGGGCGGCGCACGATCCGCCGCCGCCAGGTCGCGTGA
- a CDS encoding ABC transporter ATP-binding protein produces MTAANGPLLGGVGLRRVYGGRTAVEVDRIELREGELLAVFGPNGAGKSTLLRLLAMLEKPDAGEVTFRGGSGRSAERALRAASAVVFQRPHFWSDSVEYNVGIGLSLRGVPRAESRARSGAVCEQLAISHLLGAPISRLSGGEAQRVALARALVLDPEILFLDEPTANLDTDSRLDLRHDLERVARERATSIFLITHDRGEAFHLADRVAVIRDGKLVQTGTPKEIYENPADVYTARVTGAEFTISGAVTRAHERMVTVDIGGASLVALGEATPGTPVKIAYRPEDLVLGPPDVPPADLSTRNLVVATVEERRDMGGLVRLRLRGPVELVALVTLDAAEELGVDRGVRVAVRAKATALHAFAAAPP; encoded by the coding sequence GTGACCGCCGCCAACGGACCGCTTCTCGGCGGCGTCGGCCTGCGTCGGGTCTACGGCGGTAGGACGGCCGTCGAGGTGGACCGCATCGAACTGCGGGAGGGCGAGCTGCTCGCCGTGTTCGGGCCGAACGGGGCCGGAAAATCCACCCTGCTGCGCCTCCTCGCCATGCTGGAGAAGCCCGACGCCGGAGAGGTCACCTTCCGCGGCGGGTCGGGGCGGTCGGCGGAGCGGGCGCTGCGGGCCGCGTCCGCCGTCGTGTTTCAGCGCCCGCACTTCTGGAGCGATTCCGTCGAGTACAACGTCGGGATCGGCCTCTCCCTGCGCGGCGTGCCCCGCGCCGAATCCCGCGCCCGTTCGGGCGCCGTGTGTGAGCAACTCGCGATCTCGCACCTGCTGGGAGCCCCGATATCGCGGTTGTCCGGAGGAGAGGCGCAGCGCGTGGCGCTCGCGCGGGCGCTGGTTCTCGACCCCGAGATCCTCTTCCTCGACGAGCCGACGGCAAATCTCGACACCGATTCGCGGCTCGATCTCCGCCACGACCTGGAGCGCGTGGCCCGGGAGCGGGCGACGAGCATCTTTCTCATCACTCACGACCGGGGCGAGGCCTTCCATCTCGCGGACCGGGTCGCGGTGATCCGCGACGGGAAGCTGGTCCAGACGGGTACGCCGAAGGAGATCTACGAGAATCCCGCAGACGTCTACACGGCGCGCGTCACCGGGGCGGAGTTCACAATCTCCGGCGCCGTGACGCGGGCGCACGAGCGCATGGTCACGGTCGACATCGGCGGCGCCTCCCTCGTGGCACTGGGCGAGGCCACCCCGGGCACGCCCGTGAAGATCGCCTACCGGCCGGAAGACCTCGTCCTCGGACCCCCGGATGTCCCCCCGGCGGATCTGAGCACGCGCAACCTGGTCGTGGCGACCGTGGAGGAACGGCGCGACATGGGCGGGCTCGTGCGGTTGCGGCTCCGCGGTCCCGTCGAACTCGTGGCGCTCGTCACGCTCGACGCCGCAGAGGAACTCGGCGTCGACCGCGGAGTGCGCGTCGCCGTGCGCGCGAAGGCCACGGCGCTGCATGCGTTCGCGGCAGCCCCTCCCTAG
- a CDS encoding TonB-dependent receptor translates to MTCPAEADPSLTGLAGIVRDTLQGVLIPGATVSATWTEDDGQRRTVSVQADEGGVYVLCGLPAMESLTVSARFPSFRTEPVQVSIEPGPPAGWDILVGVEEGALARLLTVPGRIVGRVSDRRSGRPIEAANVVLSDTLLAEDRQRMTDGSGRFMFSDLDPGAYRVTVDHLTFDPLNQLVYLPSDRTVQVDFELSVDPIELAPIVVTALREKRLELQGFYDRRELGEAIGAGVFLTRDDIQGAGAIRVTHYLGRIPGVRTECGGGANNNCVIRMTRGVPSLSNRAEYGCMNANVYLDGVRVIRDGGGADDSIDNFVSPGEIAGIEVYRGPSELPAEFGGAVGRCGAIVIWTGPAISRRSP, encoded by the coding sequence GTGACGTGTCCGGCGGAGGCGGATCCGTCCCTCACCGGGCTCGCGGGAATCGTCCGCGATACGCTTCAGGGCGTCCTCATCCCGGGGGCCACCGTCTCCGCGACGTGGACCGAAGACGACGGACAGCGGCGCACGGTTTCCGTACAGGCCGACGAAGGGGGCGTATACGTCCTCTGCGGCCTTCCGGCCATGGAGAGTCTCACGGTGAGCGCGAGGTTCCCGTCCTTCCGCACGGAGCCGGTCCAGGTGAGCATCGAACCGGGCCCTCCCGCCGGGTGGGACATCCTCGTGGGAGTGGAGGAGGGTGCGCTCGCCCGCCTGCTGACGGTGCCCGGTCGAATCGTGGGCCGGGTGAGCGATCGGCGTTCCGGCCGGCCGATCGAAGCGGCGAACGTCGTGCTCTCGGACACGCTATTGGCGGAGGACCGGCAGCGAATGACCGATGGGAGCGGCCGCTTCATGTTCTCGGATCTCGATCCGGGAGCGTACCGCGTGACCGTCGATCACCTCACCTTCGATCCCCTGAACCAGTTGGTGTACCTCCCGAGCGACCGAACCGTGCAGGTGGACTTCGAACTCAGCGTGGACCCGATCGAACTCGCACCGATCGTCGTCACGGCGTTGCGTGAGAAACGACTGGAGTTGCAGGGATTCTACGACCGGCGTGAGCTGGGTGAAGCGATCGGCGCCGGAGTATTCCTCACGCGGGACGACATTCAGGGCGCGGGGGCGATCCGCGTCACGCACTACCTGGGACGGATTCCGGGTGTGCGCACCGAGTGCGGCGGAGGCGCGAACAACAACTGCGTCATCCGCATGACGCGGGGCGTGCCCAGCCTGAGCAATCGCGCCGAGTACGGGTGCATGAACGCGAACGTATACCTGGACGGCGTGCGCGTGATCCGCGACGGCGGGGGGGCCGACGACTCGATCGACAACTTCGTCTCGCCGGGCGAAATCGCCGGGATCGAGGTGTATCGGGGCCCGAGCGAGTTGCCGGCCGAGTTCGGTGGAGCGGTGGGACGCTGTGGGGCCATCGTCATCTGGACGGGGCCGGCGATCAGTCGGCGTTCGCCCTAG
- a CDS encoding serine hydrolase has translation MPVHRRLSRASAAPRLCSATHRLCSATIVFLLVFLVLPSAVTGQDADVIDAFSRQIASDVETDGIGGITAAVFKGDQVLWAQGFGWADPANRVPAGVRTIYRTGSISKSVTAILMADLVEDGTVALDDAVVDYLPEAAGFGDPPAGMAPITFRQLASHTAGLIREPELEGAAAGPIEDWGYKILASIPHTRFYTMPGTQYQYSNIGYGVLGYALQRAAGTSFMDLVENRLFEPLGMRSSTFIVGPDLWRRVAVGFANGADGEVNADFPALEHEGRGYKVPNGGVYATVGDLATFAAAVMGMTEHGLLEPATRRDVMTVQTPEDPDAGYGLGFSIRPVALEGGDDVRFVGHGGSVAGYNMYLVFEPESGYGVALGRNYNSGATSLGEAGNGLLQALLEAGS, from the coding sequence ATGCCGGTCCACCGTCGCCTGTCCCGAGCCTCCGCGGCGCCCCGCCTTTGCTCCGCGACGCACCGCCTTTGCTCGGCGACGATCGTCTTCCTTCTCGTCTTCCTCGTCCTTCCGTCCGCCGTCACGGGTCAGGACGCGGACGTCATCGATGCGTTCTCGCGGCAGATCGCGTCGGATGTCGAAACCGACGGCATCGGCGGGATCACGGCGGCGGTCTTCAAGGGCGACCAGGTGCTGTGGGCGCAGGGGTTCGGCTGGGCCGACCCGGCGAACCGCGTGCCGGCCGGAGTGCGAACGATCTACCGGACCGGCTCGATCTCGAAGTCGGTGACGGCGATCCTGATGGCGGACCTGGTGGAGGACGGGACGGTGGCGCTCGATGATGCCGTCGTGGACTACCTGCCCGAGGCCGCCGGCTTCGGAGACCCGCCGGCCGGCATGGCGCCGATCACGTTCCGGCAGTTGGCCAGCCACACCGCCGGCCTCATCCGGGAGCCCGAACTCGAAGGCGCCGCGGCGGGGCCGATCGAGGACTGGGGATACAAGATCCTCGCCTCGATCCCCCACACACGGTTCTACACGATGCCCGGCACCCAATACCAGTACTCCAACATCGGGTACGGCGTGCTCGGCTACGCCCTGCAGCGGGCCGCGGGGACGTCCTTCATGGACCTCGTCGAGAACCGCCTCTTCGAGCCTCTGGGGATGCGCTCTTCGACCTTCATCGTCGGCCCCGACCTGTGGCGGCGGGTCGCCGTGGGCTTCGCGAACGGAGCCGACGGCGAGGTGAACGCCGACTTCCCGGCGCTGGAGCACGAGGGGCGCGGATACAAGGTGCCGAACGGCGGCGTCTACGCGACCGTCGGCGATCTCGCGACGTTCGCGGCCGCGGTCATGGGCATGACCGAACACGGACTCCTGGAGCCGGCGACCCGACGGGACGTCATGACGGTCCAGACGCCCGAGGATCCCGATGCGGGGTACGGACTCGGGTTCTCGATTCGCCCCGTCGCGCTCGAGGGCGGCGACGACGTGCGGTTCGTCGGCCACGGTGGATCCGTCGCCGGGTACAACATGTACCTCGTGTTCGAACCCGAGAGCGGCTACGGCGTTGCGCTCGGCCGCAACTACAACAGCGGCGCCACCAGTCTCGGCGAGGCCGGGAACGGGCTCCTCCAGGCGTTGCTCGAGGCCGGAAGTTGA